From a region of the Tenggerimyces flavus genome:
- a CDS encoding DUF7455 domain-containing protein, which yields MNTAVATPLSAADRCDRCGAQAYIRVSLPTGGELLFCAHHGREHESKLREVAIEIQDETDRLGRIKAAEDN from the coding sequence GTGAACACCGCAGTTGCTACACCGCTCTCGGCCGCGGACAGGTGCGACCGCTGTGGGGCCCAGGCCTACATTCGGGTAAGCCTCCCCACCGGCGGTGAGCTGCTGTTCTGCGCGCATCATGGGCGCGAGCACGAGTCCAAGCTCCGCGAGGTAGCCATCGAGATCCAGGACGAGACCGATCGCCTGGGCCGGATCAAGGCTGCCGAAGACAACTAA